The Kribbella sp. HUAS MG21 genome includes the window ACGCCGGGACCAGCGCGACCCCGCGACCGGCCGCGACCAGCAGGATCACGGTGAGGATCTGCTGCACCCGCTGCTCGATCCGCGGATGCGCGTCGGCGAGGAACCGGACCGTCAGCTCGTGGAAGTACCGTGCCTGGGTCGGCGAGTAGCTGATCACCCGCTCGCCGTCGAAGTCCGACGCGGTCAGCGGGCGACCCAGCGCCCCGAGCCGATGGTTGCCGGGGACAACGGCGCACAGCGGCTCGCGGAACACGATGCGGGAGGCGAGGACGTCGGAGTCGAACGGCGGCCGCCCGAGGCCGAGGTCCAGCTCGCCGCGCAGCAGGCCGTCGAGCTGCGCCGGGGTGACGCGCTCGTGCAGGATCACGTCGACGTCCGGCAGCTCCTCGGACATCCGCCGCAGCAACGGCCCCAGCGTGCGGATCGCCGAGGTCGCAGTGAACCCGAGCCGCAGGGTGCCCGCGGCGCCTTGGTCCACCCGGCGGGCGAGGTCGCCGGCGGTGTCGACCAGCGCCAGCAGCCGCCGCGCCTCGACGAGGAACGCCTGGCCCGCCTCGGTCAGCTCGACCTTCCGGTTGTCGCGCTCCAGCAGCCGGGCGCCGACCGCACGCTCGAGCTTCTGCACCTGGCGGCTCAGCGGCGGCTGCGTCATGTTCAGCCGTTCAGCGGCGCGGCCGAAGTGCAGCTCCTCGGCGACGGCGACGAACGCGCTGACCTGATCCAGCGAAAACATGATTCCCGAAAGGTATCACTCGATGCCCAATCGGCCTTGGACAGGCATGATCCCGCCTTCCTACGCTCACGCAATCGAGCCGGGGGACCACTCTGTGCGGAGGAGGAAATCCGATGCTGTTCAAGCGCGACCGCCACGTCCTGGTGATGGCAGTGAGTGCTGCGGTGCTGTTGGCCGGGTGCGGTGGGGTCAAGACGACCTCCACCGGCGGTGCGGGCGACTACCCGACCGGCAACATCCAGATGAGCGTCGGCGCCTCTCCCGGTGGAAGTACCGACCTGATCACCCGGGCGATCGCGGAAGGCCTTGGCAAGGAGCTCGGGGTCTCGGTGCCGGTGGTCAACAAGCCCGGTGCGAACGGTGCCCTGAACGCCAAGGAACTGCAGTCCGCGAAGCCCGACGGCTACAAGATCGCGGTCCAGAACGCTTCGCTGTTCACGATCACGCCGCTCGCGGTGTCGGCGAACGAGGCGGTCAAGCTCGACGACTTCGACCTGATCGCCGGGGTCTCGCAGGACGACTACATGCTGGCCGCTCCGGCCGCGTCCGGCTACAAGAGCATCGCCGACCTGAAGAAGGCCGGGAAGAACATCAAGTACGGCACGACCGGGGTCGGCACCGGCGCGCAACTGGCGTCCGCGCTGACGTTCAAGACCGCGGCGATCGCGGCGACGGACGTACCGTTCGACGGCGGGGCGCCGGCGATGACCGCGCTGCTCGGTCAGCAGGTCGACGTCGCCACCTTCCAGCTCGGCGAGGGCATCGAGAACGTCAAGGCCGGCAAGCTCGTGCCGCTCGCGGTGTTCTCCGCCGAGCGGATCGCCTTCCTGCCGGACGTGCCGACGGCCAAGGAGCAGGGCTACGACGTGGTGGTGTCGCAGTACCGGTTCCTGACCGCGCCGAAGGGGACGCCGGACGACGTCAAGACGAAGATCGCCGACGCCGCCGAGAAGACCTTCGCCACCGACGCGTACAAGAAGTTCAACGAGGAGAACTTCCTGACGCCGCGCGAGGTCGGGCCCGACGAGATCAAGAAGATCCTCGACGAGGCCGCGGCGAAGTACAAGGCACAGCTCGACCAGTACGGGATCTCGCTGGCGGCGAAGAAGTGAGTGAAGCTGCCCTGCAAGAGGAACTGGCCGCGGACCGGCCGCCGCAGGCGGGGCCGTGGTCCCAGCTGGGTGCCGCGGTTGTCGCTGGGCTGGTTGGCGTCGCCGGGGTGATCGGGTCGCTCGCACTCGGTCTCGGGCGGTTGACGCAGCCCGGCCCGGGGCTGTGGCCGTTCGTGGTCAGCGTCGCCGTGACCGTGCTGGCCGCGGTGCTCGCGGTGGTCGGCCGGCGGGGGACTGACACCGAGAAGTTCTCGCGGTCGAGTGTGCTGACCGCGGTCGCCGTACTGTCGCTGGTGATCTTCGCGGTGGCGCTGCCGTTGGTCGGGTTCGAGATCCCGTCGGTGCTGCTCGCGTTCGTGTGGCTGCGGTTCCTCGGCAAGGAGTCCTGGGTGGCGTCGGTCGCGATCAGCGTCGGCACGGTGGCCGCGTTCTACGTGCTCTTCGTGCTGGTGCTGCAGATCCCGCTGCCCAGGTTGATCTGATGGGTGGCCTGATCGACGGCTTCAGTGTCGTCCTGGAGCCCGCGAACCTGCTCTACTGCCTGGCCGGCGTGGTCATCGGCATGCTGATCGGCGTACTGCCCGGCCTCGGCCCGGCGGCGACGATCGCGATCCTGCTGCCGATCACGTACGGCGTCGATCCGGTGTCCGCGATCATCCTGCTGGCCGGCATCTTCTACGGGGCGCAGTACGGCGGCACGATCACGTCGGTGCTGCTGCGGCTGCCGGGTGAGGCGTCGTCGGTCGTGACCGTCTTCGACGGATTCGCGCTGGCGAGACAAGGACGGGCCGGTACGGCGCTCGGCGTCGCGGCGATCGGGTCGTTCGTCGGCGGCACGGTGTCGATCATCGGGCTCAGCCTGCTCGCGCCGCTGGTCGCGAGCGTCGCCCTCGACTTCGGTCCGCCGGAGTACGCCGCGCTGTCGTTGTTCGGAGTCCTGCTGGTGGCGACCGTCGGGAACGGCAGCCGCTTGAAGGCGGTGATCGCGGCGGGGCTCGGGTTGCTGCTGGCCACGGTCGGGCGGGACACCTTCACCGGCGCGAGCCGGTTCACGTTCGACAGCCTGAACCTTGCCGACGGCATCGACTTCGTGCCGATCGCGATGGGGCTGTTCGGGCTCGGCGAGATCCTCTACAACCTCGAGGAGCGGCACCACAAGCTGCACGAGCCGGCCAAGGTCGGCAACGCCTGGCCGTCGCGGTCCGACCTGCGGCAGGCGCGCGGCGCGATCGGGCGCGGTTCGGTGATCGGGTTCGTGCTCGGTGTGCTGCCGGGCGGCGGCGCCACGCTGTCGTCGCTGGTCGCGTACGCCGTCGAGAAGCGGCGGTCCAAGCAGCCGGAGCGGTTCGGCCAGGGCGCGGTCGAGGGCGTCGCGGCACCGGAGACCGCGAACAACGCGGCCGCGACCTCGTCGTTCATCCCGCTGCTGACCCTCGGGATCCCGGCGAACGCGACGATGGCGCTGATGTTCGGCGCACTGCTGCTGCAGGGCATCCCGCCCGGTCCGCAGCTGGTGTCGGAGCACCCGGACCTGTTCTGGGGCGTGGTGAACTCGATGTACGTCGGCAACATCCTGCTGCTGATCATGAGCATCCCGCTGGTCGGGCTGTTCGTGAAGATCCTCAAGGTGCGGCCCGCGGTGCTGGCGCCGATCACCGTGCTGATCACGCTGCTCGGCGTCTACACGGTGGCGAACCAGGTGTTCGACATCTTCCTGGTGATCGTGTTCGGCGTCGTCGGCTACCTGATGAAGAAGTTCGGTTTCGAGCCGGGGCCGCTGGTGCTGGCGTTCGTCCTCGGCAGCCTGCTGGAGACCGCGGTGCGGCAGTCGCTGCTGATCTTCGGCGGCAACCCGGCCGGCTTCTTCACCCGGCCGATCTCCGGCACGGTCCTGGTCGTGCTGATCGCGGTCCTCGCCCTGCCCGGTATCCGGTGGGTCCTCCGCCGCCGACAGAAAGAGCTCGTATGAGCAAGATCTCCCGCGTCGAACTCACTCCGGTCGCCTTCGCGGACCCGCCGCTGCTGAACGTGGTCGGCGTCCACGAGCCCTTTGCGCTGCGCACGATCGTGCAGGTGTGGACGGACGACGGGCTGGTGGGGCTGGGGGAGACGTACGCCGCGGACGACCACCTGGCCCGGTTGCGCGCGGTCGCCGAGCTGCTGCCCGGCTTGGATCCGTTCGACCTCAACGGGTTGCGCCGGCGCGTGGGCGACGTACTGACGTCGGGTGGTGCGCAGGTCGGCGGGATGCTCAACCTGCAAGATCCGGTGGACGTGGTGTTGTCGCCGTACGAGGTCGCCCTGCTCGACCTCCAGGGCAAGTTGCTGGACCGTCCGGTCGTGGACCTGCTCGGCGGGGCGGTGCGTGACGACGTGCCGTTCAGCGCCTATCTGTTCTACAAGTGGGCCGCGCATCCGGGGGCCGAGGCCGACGCGTGGGGCGAGGCGCTCGACCCGGACGGGATCGTGCGGCAGGCGCGCACGATGGTCGACGAGTACGGGTTCACCGCGATCAAGTTGAAGGGTGGGGTGTTCGCGCCGGAGCAGGAGGCCGAGGCGGTGCGGGCGCTGGCGGCGGCGTTCCCGGAGCACAAGCTGCGGATCGATCCGAACTGCGCTTGGACCGTGGACACGTCGATCCGCGTCGCTCGGGAGCTTGGTGACGTCCTCGAATATCTGGAGGATCCGACGCCGGGGATCGACGGGATGGCGGCCGTCGCCCGGCAGACGGAGTTGCCGCTGGCGACGAACATGTGCGTGATCGCGTTCGCGCACCTCAAGCCGTCGGTTCTCGCGGACGCAGTACAGGTGCTGCTGTCGGACCATCACTACTGGGGTGGGCTGCGGCGGTCGCAGCTGCTGGCGGGGATCTGCGACACGTTCGGGATGGGGTTGTCGATGCACTCCAACTCGCACCTCGGGATCAGCCTGGCGGCGATGACACATCTCGCGGCGGCGACGCCCAACCTCACGTATGCGTGCGACACGCACTACCCGTGGAAGACGGAGGACGTGATCAAGCCCGGCGTACTGCGTTTCGAGGCCGGCAGCGTGCGGGTGCCGGACGGTCCCGGTCTGGGGGTCGAGCTGGACGTCGACGCGCTCGGCGCGTTGCACGAGCAGTACCTCGCGTGCGGGATCCGGAAACGCGACGACACGTCGTACATGCGGACGGTCGATCCCGGCTTCACGCCCAACACGGCGCGCTGGTGACTAGCGGTCGCGGAGCCGGTCGCGGGTGTTCGCCAGGTGCACGCGGGCCGCGGCGCGCGCCGCCTCCGGTTCGCCGCGGGCGATCGCGGCGTGGATGTTCTCGTGTTCGTGGATCACCCGCGTCAGGTGCTCGCGGTCGGAGATCTCGTACGCCGGATCGAGCCGGGTCCGCGGCAGCATGATCATCATCGGCCCGAGCTCCGCGATCAGGTCGCTGTAGAACCGGTTGCCCGAAGCAACAGCCACCTTGAGGTGGAACGCGAAGTCCGCCTCCACCGACCGGCTCGGATCGTCCCCCACCCGCCGGAAGTCGTCCAGCGCCCGCTCGATCCCCTTCAGCTGACGACCGGTACGGCGCCCCGCCGCCAGCCCGGCCGCCTCGCTCTCGACGCCGATCCGGAAGTCCATCAGGTCCAGCACGTCCCGGTGCGAGCGCACCGCCCGCAGTCCCGCCGTACGCTCCGGAACCTCCAGCACGAACGACCCGCGCCCCTGGAACGTCTCCACCAAGCCGGCCGCCTGCAGCCGCGACACCGCCTCGCGTACGACGGTCCGGCTGACCCCGAACTCCTCGACCAGCCCGTTCTCACCCGGCAACTTCTCGCCCGGCGCGATCTGCCCGTCGAGGATCCGCCGCTTCAGCTCGTCGACGACGTGATCCGCCAGACCGCTCACGAGAACTCGCACCGGTCGACGGTCCACCGCGCACACTGCTCGCTCGTCGTGAACCCGAGCCCCGGACGGTCCGGCACCAGCATCCGCCCGTCGACGGTCTCCAGCCGCTCGTTGAACAGCGGGTTCAGCCACTCGAAGTGCTCGACCCAGGGCTCGCGCGGGTACGCCGCCGCGAGGTGCAGGTGAATCTCCATCGCGAAGTGCGGCGCGAGCTGCAGGCCGTTGTGGTCGGCAAGCGTCGCGAGCTTCAGGAACGGCGTGATGCCGCCGATCCGCGGCGCGTCCGGCTGGATGACGTCCGCCGCCCGCGCCTCGATCAGCCGGACGTGTTCGCCGACGCTCGACAGCATCTCGCCGGTCGCGATCGGGGTGTCCAGCGCGCGGGCCAGTTCGGCGTGCCCGTCGGCGTCGTACGCGTCCAGCGGCTCCTCGATCCACACCAGGCCGAACTCCTCCAGCACCCGCCCGATCCGCAACGCCGTCGGCCGGTCCCACTGCTGGTTGGCGTCCACCATCAGCGGTACGTCGGCACCGAGGTGCTCGCGCACCGCGCGGACGCGCTCGAGGTCGATCCGCGTCTCCGGCTGGCCGACCTTGATCTTGATCCCGCCGATCCCGTCGGCCAGCGACTTCGAGGCGCGCTCCTTGACCTCCTCGATCGGCGCGTGCAGGAAGCCGCCGGAGGTGTTGTACGCGCGGACCGAGTCGCGGTGCGCGCCGAGCAGCTTGGCCAGCGGCAGGCCGGCGCGCTTCGCCTTCAGGTCCCACAGCGCGATGTCGATCGCCGCGATCGCCTGCGTCGCGACGCCGGAGCGCCCGACCGAGGCACCGGCCCAGAGCAGCTTGTCGTACACCTTCGCGATGTCCGACGGGTCCTCGCCGATCAGGTTCGCCGCCACCTCCTTCGCGTGCGCGTACTGCGCCGGTCCGCCGGCCCGCTTCGAGTAGCTGAACCCGATCCCGTGCTGTTCCTGCTCGGTCGCGATCTCCGCGAACAGGAACACCACCTCGGTCATCGGCCGCTGCCGCCCGGTCAGCACCTTGGCGTCGCTGATCGGCTGGTCGAGCGGGAGTACGACGGACGAGAGCTGCACGTGGCGGATGCGGTCCATGGCGAGTGATCGTACAAGTTGCTCACTTGTACGACAAGTGATTGTTGACGCCCGCGTAACGCCGGTGAACCGGCGGGGAAACAGAACCCGGAGAGACTGCTGCACCGCCGACAGCGTCGTCGTGCGCCACCTCTCGCCACTGGGGAAGGAAGCTGCGATGGACAAGTCGGGGCTGCTGCGGTCGTTCGCCGCGCTGGACAAGGACGGCGACACCCGGATCTGGGCCTGGGAGCTGCTGAGCGCGTTGGGGCGCGCCGGCATCCAGCCGGACGATCCACGGGTCCGGGCGGCGTTCGCCGACGTCCGCGGCGCGGACGGCCGGCCCGTCGGGATCGACAGCCGGCCGGTCCAGCTCGACATCGACCAGTACGTCGGCATCGCGCAGCACGGCGACGGTGTCGTGTATCGGGCGCTGAACGGCGAGCTGGCCGTGCCGCCGGACGAGTTCCGGGACCTGGTGCGCGGCGTCGAGGCGATCTATGCCGACGTACTGCCGAACCGCGACGGTCACGTCGCCGACTACATCCCCACGTTGCGGGACGCCGATCCGGAGCGGTTCGGGATCGCGATCTGTACGGCGGACGGGCAGACGTTCGCGATCGGCGACGCGGACCTCGGGTTCAGCGTGCAGTCGACGTCGAAGCCGTTCAGCTACGCGATGGCGCTCGAGCAGCTCGGGCCGACCGAGGTGCACCAGTGGGTCGGGCAGGAGCAGAGCGGCGGGACGTTCAACGACTACCGGTTGTCGCTCGGGGAGGGGCGGCGGCCGCACAACCCGATGATCAACGCAGGGGCGATGGCGACGCTCGCACTGGTTGACCACGGCAAGGAGACCAGCGACCGGTTCCGCACGGTGCGGGACACCTGGACGCGGATGATGGGGCGGGCGCCGGGGTTCGACCAGGAGACGTACCTGGCGGAGAAGGCGACCGGCGACGGGAACCGCGGGCTGGCGAGCCTGATGAAGGCCGCGGACATGCTGAAGGCCTCGGGGGAGGACGGGGCCGCCAAGACCGCCGACTTCTACTTCCAGGTCTGCTCGCTCGAGGTGGACGCGCAGCGGTTGGCGGCCGCGGGCGCGACGCTCGCGAACGGCGGGGTGGCGCCGTACTCCGGGGAGCGGGTGTTCTCGCAGGAGACCGCTGGCCGGGTGTTGTCCGTGATGGGGCACAGCGGGATGTACAACGACTCCGGGAAGTTCTCCGACCAGGTCGGGTTGCCGGCGAAGAGCGGGGTGTCCGGCAACGTGATGCTGGTGGTCCCGTCGAAGCGGCTGGCCGTCGTGGTCTTCTCACCCCGCCTGGACGCGGCCGGCAACTCGGTCCGCGGCGTCGAGGTCTGCAAACGCCTGGTCAACGACTTCGGCCTCCACCCGTACCGCGGCCTGGGCACCGAACGCACCCGCCACCTGACCGGCGCTCTGAACCAAGCCGACCGCAGAGCCGAAGCCGCCAGCGCCGCCGACCGCGCCCTCGCAGGCGTAGCCCGCCCCGGCAGCGCCGCCCCCACCCAACGCCCCACGGAGGAGACCGCCGGCCGGGACGCCGGGGAGCGCCCGGCCAGCCGCCCGGCCCGCAACTCGCCGTCCGCCCAGCAGCTCTGAGGTGCCGATCTCCAGACCATCACAATCCAGCGGCCCCCGGCCACGCTGAGCGTGACGGGGGCCGCGGTGCTGCGATTGTGATGGCCTGGCGATCGGCAGCTACTCGACCGTGACCGATTTGGCCAGGTTGCGGGGCTTGTCGACATCGTGGCCGAGGGCAACGGCTGCGTAGTACGCGATGATCTGCAGGGGGATGGTCAGCAGGATCGGGTCCAGTTCGGGCTCGTTCTTCGGGACGACGATCTTCGCCGCGACCCCGTCCGGGATCTCGACGCCCGGGTGCGTGACGACGTACAGCGGGCCGGAGCGGGCGCCGATCTCGTGCAGGGCGCCGATGTTCCGGTCGAGCAGCTCGTCGTCGGGGACGATCGCGACGCTCGGCACGTCCGGCGAGATCAGCGCCAGCGGGCCGTGCTTCA containing:
- a CDS encoding mandelate racemase/muconate lactonizing enzyme family protein → MDRIRHVQLSSVVLPLDQPISDAKVLTGRQRPMTEVVFLFAEIATEQEQHGIGFSYSKRAGGPAQYAHAKEVAANLIGEDPSDIAKVYDKLLWAGASVGRSGVATQAIAAIDIALWDLKAKRAGLPLAKLLGAHRDSVRAYNTSGGFLHAPIEEVKERASKSLADGIGGIKIKVGQPETRIDLERVRAVREHLGADVPLMVDANQQWDRPTALRIGRVLEEFGLVWIEEPLDAYDADGHAELARALDTPIATGEMLSSVGEHVRLIEARAADVIQPDAPRIGGITPFLKLATLADHNGLQLAPHFAMEIHLHLAAAYPREPWVEHFEWLNPLFNERLETVDGRMLVPDRPGLGFTTSEQCARWTVDRCEFS
- a CDS encoding FadR/GntR family transcriptional regulator is translated as MRVLVSGLADHVVDELKRRILDGQIAPGEKLPGENGLVEEFGVSRTVVREAVSRLQAAGLVETFQGRGSFVLEVPERTAGLRAVRSHRDVLDLMDFRIGVESEAAGLAAGRRTGRQLKGIERALDDFRRVGDDPSRSVEADFAFHLKVAVASGNRFYSDLIAELGPMMIMLPRTRLDPAYEISDREHLTRVIHEHENIHAAIARGEPEAARAAARVHLANTRDRLRDR
- a CDS encoding tripartite tricarboxylate transporter substrate binding protein; protein product: MLFKRDRHVLVMAVSAAVLLAGCGGVKTTSTGGAGDYPTGNIQMSVGASPGGSTDLITRAIAEGLGKELGVSVPVVNKPGANGALNAKELQSAKPDGYKIAVQNASLFTITPLAVSANEAVKLDDFDLIAGVSQDDYMLAAPAASGYKSIADLKKAGKNIKYGTTGVGTGAQLASALTFKTAAIAATDVPFDGGAPAMTALLGQQVDVATFQLGEGIENVKAGKLVPLAVFSAERIAFLPDVPTAKEQGYDVVVSQYRFLTAPKGTPDDVKTKIADAAEKTFATDAYKKFNEENFLTPREVGPDEIKKILDEAAAKYKAQLDQYGISLAAKK
- a CDS encoding LysR family transcriptional regulator, which encodes MFSLDQVSAFVAVAEELHFGRAAERLNMTQPPLSRQVQKLERAVGARLLERDNRKVELTEAGQAFLVEARRLLALVDTAGDLARRVDQGAAGTLRLGFTATSAIRTLGPLLRRMSEELPDVDVILHERVTPAQLDGLLRGELDLGLGRPPFDSDVLASRIVFREPLCAVVPGNHRLGALGRPLTASDFDGERVISYSPTQARYFHELTVRFLADAHPRIEQRVQQILTVILLVAAGRGVALVPASARGLGVEGVTYCDLDETDDLVELHAIWRRDATSPVLQRVLTMLSEHH
- a CDS encoding tripartite tricarboxylate transporter permease, encoding MGGLIDGFSVVLEPANLLYCLAGVVIGMLIGVLPGLGPAATIAILLPITYGVDPVSAIILLAGIFYGAQYGGTITSVLLRLPGEASSVVTVFDGFALARQGRAGTALGVAAIGSFVGGTVSIIGLSLLAPLVASVALDFGPPEYAALSLFGVLLVATVGNGSRLKAVIAAGLGLLLATVGRDTFTGASRFTFDSLNLADGIDFVPIAMGLFGLGEILYNLEERHHKLHEPAKVGNAWPSRSDLRQARGAIGRGSVIGFVLGVLPGGGATLSSLVAYAVEKRRSKQPERFGQGAVEGVAAPETANNAAATSSFIPLLTLGIPANATMALMFGALLLQGIPPGPQLVSEHPDLFWGVVNSMYVGNILLLIMSIPLVGLFVKILKVRPAVLAPITVLITLLGVYTVANQVFDIFLVIVFGVVGYLMKKFGFEPGPLVLAFVLGSLLETAVRQSLLIFGGNPAGFFTRPISGTVLVVLIAVLALPGIRWVLRRRQKELV
- a CDS encoding glucarate dehydratase family protein, encoding MSKISRVELTPVAFADPPLLNVVGVHEPFALRTIVQVWTDDGLVGLGETYAADDHLARLRAVAELLPGLDPFDLNGLRRRVGDVLTSGGAQVGGMLNLQDPVDVVLSPYEVALLDLQGKLLDRPVVDLLGGAVRDDVPFSAYLFYKWAAHPGAEADAWGEALDPDGIVRQARTMVDEYGFTAIKLKGGVFAPEQEAEAVRALAAAFPEHKLRIDPNCAWTVDTSIRVARELGDVLEYLEDPTPGIDGMAAVARQTELPLATNMCVIAFAHLKPSVLADAVQVLLSDHHYWGGLRRSQLLAGICDTFGMGLSMHSNSHLGISLAAMTHLAAATPNLTYACDTHYPWKTEDVIKPGVLRFEAGSVRVPDGPGLGVELDVDALGALHEQYLACGIRKRDDTSYMRTVDPGFTPNTARW
- the glsA gene encoding glutaminase A, giving the protein MDKSGLLRSFAALDKDGDTRIWAWELLSALGRAGIQPDDPRVRAAFADVRGADGRPVGIDSRPVQLDIDQYVGIAQHGDGVVYRALNGELAVPPDEFRDLVRGVEAIYADVLPNRDGHVADYIPTLRDADPERFGIAICTADGQTFAIGDADLGFSVQSTSKPFSYAMALEQLGPTEVHQWVGQEQSGGTFNDYRLSLGEGRRPHNPMINAGAMATLALVDHGKETSDRFRTVRDTWTRMMGRAPGFDQETYLAEKATGDGNRGLASLMKAADMLKASGEDGAAKTADFYFQVCSLEVDAQRLAAAGATLANGGVAPYSGERVFSQETAGRVLSVMGHSGMYNDSGKFSDQVGLPAKSGVSGNVMLVVPSKRLAVVVFSPRLDAAGNSVRGVEVCKRLVNDFGLHPYRGLGTERTRHLTGALNQADRRAEAASAADRALAGVARPGSAAPTQRPTEETAGRDAGERPASRPARNSPSAQQL
- a CDS encoding tripartite tricarboxylate transporter TctB family protein → MSEAALQEELAADRPPQAGPWSQLGAAVVAGLVGVAGVIGSLALGLGRLTQPGPGLWPFVVSVAVTVLAAVLAVVGRRGTDTEKFSRSSVLTAVAVLSLVIFAVALPLVGFEIPSVLLAFVWLRFLGKESWVASVAISVGTVAAFYVLFVLVLQIPLPRLI